gtcgTGCACCCCAAAACCAGAACTACTTCTTTGTTAATGAAAATATTCCCATATACCATGTCCTCTCCTCACGTCCTCTTCAGACGCTTTGACAGTCGTCCTGACGTGGACTCTTATTGTGAGGCTCTCTACCCGTTCTGTCCCACGGGGGACCGTGACGGCCGCATTCCCTACCTGAGGGACAGCGACGTCATTTCAGTGTATCGACTGCAGACTCCTGTGTGGGAATTCAAATATGGAGACCTGCTTGGCAAACTCGTAAGTCCAATGTGACAGATATATGTAAGTTATTAGTATATAAGTGAATAAGATTAAGCAaataacctctttttttttagcacatcaTGCACGATGCCATAGGCTTCAGTAGTGCCGAGACGGGGGCCAACTACACCATGGAATGGTACGAACTCTTCCAGCTTGGCAATTGTACTTTCCCACACCTGAGACCTGAGGTGTACGCCCCCTTCTGGTGCAACCAAGGAGCGGCCTGCTTCTTTGACGGCATCGACGACTCTCACTGGTCGCAGAACGGAACCTTGGAGAAAATAGCGGAGATCAGCGGTAAGTAAAACACCTATTCCAAATACATCATGTTTGgaatggtagcacctagcatcGTGAAGGCTGACAATGGCATGACAACTACGATATCGCgatactgaaaaaaatattgagatATCTATTTGATGATTGTATGTTGATAAACTTTATATTACTGTACAATAAAAGATAATACTCATTTTGTCCCACCCCCACTAACAATCTCTAGGTAATCAGTTTAATGAAATGGCCAAGTGGGTGCAGGACGACAACTCCACAGGGATCTACTACGAGACGTGGACTGTCCACTCCGACCCTGGCCCCAACGCCACCGTGTGGTTCGAGTCGTACGATTGTTCACAGTTTGTCCACCGCACGTACCGCAAACTTGCCCAACTGGGCGCTAAACTGTCCAGCCGCTCACAGAACAACTACACCAAAATCTACCTGTACAGCGGAGAGCCTACCTATCTGGGCAACGACACTGCCATATTTGGACAGCCGGCACTCAAGAACCTGGCAGCAGACATTCGGGATTTTTATCACACATTCCGACCACACCAGTCTATGATGGAATTTGCACTCAGCATGTTAGAGGCTTACAAAAAGGTGGTGTTGGACAAGAACTTCTACTTCTACTATAACTTTGAATACTGGCGGCTGCCCATGAAGCCTCCTTATGTACGTATTACTTACGAGGAGGTGCCTTTGCCTTAATGCAGTGCTAATTTCTACATACTAGGcttaataaaatacatcatgTATTACCATTTTACAGCATTTATATACAATGAGAACAATCAATACTAAATATGactgaaaaagcaaaaaaatagctCATTTTAGGCCCCGAACCTTAGCTTGGACAaccccatgttttttttaaagctgttaCAAAAGCAAGAACCCTCTTAATTTGAAACAATACCCAATTGACAATgtttgaatgaataaaacttAGATGAAGCAGAGCGTACATTCACAAACGTTTATTTATTACCAGTCGATCACATGGCcaacactacccccccccccccccaattttttCCAAGTGACCAGTAAAAGCAAAAGTAGACAAAAAGCATTAAGAGTCATGTCAACACAGGTTTTGCTCCAAAGCAAAGCAATTTTGATTGATCTGTGAGACGTTTAGTGACATATTTGCaaaactgtactgtactatcAAGATGTATTACTGTTAGACTTCATCACCTGTATTACTCACGTCATTTGCTAAAAGGCCCGTCTACCACTCCTTAAACAGTTTTGTCCTGAAGGTTAGCAAAAcacttaaatattaaaaaataaagtttttcaaTTAAATTCTGCTCatttaaaattgtgttttgtatACCTCCCCTTAGTTATTACAGGCCAGTGCAGGAACAGGAGCACTTTGGTCACCTAgttcttaaaaaataatataatattccactgttgattatatgatgcattaAAGGACTTcatgtatttaaaaacaaaatacagtaatttccccacaaaaaaaatgtttgttgaaCTGTTTTTGAATTCCAAAAGATCAGTAAGTTACAGTTAAACTAGTATGGTAAAGATGGTTATTTTCCACCGCATAGTACCTACTCCTCGCCAAAAGCAGACACAGGTCGTACATGCTAACGTTATCCTATCCTGTCACTGTGCTGCCTTAGCGTTACAGAATTAtactccatagtctccacttGGCTGCAGCTACTCTCAGTCTCCTCTTCGATAAAATTAACCATTGAGGTCCACATTTTCCTCCATTCACATCAAGCCAAGCCGGTACTGTGCGGTGGGAAATTGGCATCAGCAAGTTAGAGAGCTCTTACTTTGTAGAAAAGCACAAGTTGTGAAGTGAATGAATCCTGACAGGgtgaaataaagaaataagtACATTTCTATATCATTGCAAGCAAACACAGCGTGTTTATACATTTGAGATTTCCttcttaaaaggaaaaaaaacaaaaacccctCATCTGAACTTGCACTGCTAGCCGTTATCTGCGATGTTGGCGATAGAAAAGCTTTCGGGCGGGAAGATGCAAAAAGCAGAATGTACAGATGAAATTCAAATGCACCCGAGCGTCCCGAAAGCACGGGGCGAAACTTGTGCATCAAAAGCAAATAGCCAATAACCTGGCTAATTATAAGCAATCTCGCACAGAAAATTGTAGATTTCTATACATTTATCAGATCATATGCTTTAGAGGAATTAGCGTCATTTGGTATTCACGTAAAGTGCTTAGGGAAACGCTGCCTCTactacaaaaaaacttaaatgacaTTCGcctggaaagccaaggaaaaaaaagaaaacatcaaaACGAGCAAAGAAAATCTCCATGGCAAGGAGCAACACTGTACACTTTCACATGACAAATATGGGCGTATATTTACACATTTCTGACTTCCTACATCTCCTATGGCCATGTTTGTCATTACGGTGTCagctttttttacattaaagatCCACTCTTCCACTTAAAGCCTGGATTATGCCCGTATTGAGGACCACTCCCCTGGCTCCAAACCCTCCAGCG
This is a stretch of genomic DNA from Doryrhamphus excisus isolate RoL2022-K1 chromosome 9, RoL_Dexc_1.0, whole genome shotgun sequence. It encodes these proteins:
- the cln5 gene encoding ceroid-lipofuscinosis neuronal protein 5; protein product: MRKCVEKKREGAVICRRCCEHRAMTRKEIRLCFLFIFIVFLHVVTAFKKQIWPVPYRRFDSRPDVDSYCEALYPFCPTGDRDGRIPYLRDSDVISVYRLQTPVWEFKYGDLLGKLHIMHDAIGFSSAETGANYTMEWYELFQLGNCTFPHLRPEVYAPFWCNQGAACFFDGIDDSHWSQNGTLEKIAEISGNQFNEMAKWVQDDNSTGIYYETWTVHSDPGPNATVWFESYDCSQFVHRTYRKLAQLGAKLSSRSQNNYTKIYLYSGEPTYLGNDTAIFGQPALKNLAADIRDFYHTFRPHQSMMEFALSMLEAYKKVVLDKNFYFYYNFEYWRLPMKPPYVRITYEEVPLP